The Candidatus Desulfofervidus auxilii sequence AAAGATTTTACTTTAGCTGATCTGCATAAGGATTATGAAGCTATTTTTTTGGCTATTGGTGCTTGGAAAGGTCGGGAATTAAAAATTGAAGGAAAAGATATAAAAGGTGTGATTTCTGGGATAAAATTTTTAAGGGAAGTTGCTGAAGGCAAAAGACCAGAATTAGGGAAAAAGGTGATAGTAATTGGTGGTGGCAATGTAGCTATGGATGCGGCAAGGACTGCCTTAAGGCTTGGAGCAAAAGAAGTCTGTATTGTCTATCGAAGGAGCAGAACAGAAATGCCTGCTCTAAAAGAGGAAATAGAAGCAGCTGAAGAAGAGGGGATAAAATTTATTTTTTTAACTGCTCCTTTGTGTTTTGTTGGAGAAAATGGTCATTTATCTGCATTAAAATGTATTAAGATGAAATTAGGTGAACCAGATGAAAGTGGCCGCTGTCGTCCTATTCCTATTCCTGGTACTGAGGAATATCTACCTGCAAATACAGTAATTCTGGCTATTGGTCAGCAGCCTGATACTGAATTTTTAAAAAATGATCCTATTGGTAAAGACTTAGAAATTAGTAAAAGAGGTACAGTTGTTGTTAATCCTGAAACTTACCAAACAAACATTCCATTTATTTTTGCTGCCGGAGATGCTGTATTGGGGCCAAAGCGGGTAGTAGATGCTATTGGTACAGCTAGATTAGCGGCAAGAAGTATTCATCTATTTTTGAAAAAAGGTGAAGTAAAAATTATTCAGAATAGACTTAAAGAGTTTTTGCCAGAACCTGTTATAGATAAACAAAAAATAAAAATTTTACCTCGTCAGAAAATGCCTAAACGTGCTGTTGCTGAAAGGATAAAAGATTTTGAAGAGATAGAAAAGGGTTTTAATGAAGAAATAGCATTAACAGAGGCAAAAAGATGTCTCAACTGTGGCCTAACTTGCTATGGTGAGGAATAATAAAAAGCAATTTATTTCACCTTGTCGTTATGCCTGTCCACTTATGAGACCTATTCAAAGGCATAATATTATTTTAGGACAATTAGCCAAAAAGGTAAAAGTACAAGGAGATGAAAAAACTTTTTTAAATCTCTATGATGAATGGTTTAATTTTAATCCATTATTTGGTATTTGCGGTTATGTATGTGGTATTTGTGAAGATTTTTGTAATCGACTTAAAGTAGATGAAAAAGTGCACATTCGGCTTATTGAAAGGTTTTTATTTGATTGGTACAAAGATGCAGTTATAAAGGGAAAAATTCCTCCATATCGTTCCTTTAATATCTTTCCTTTAAAAGAGAAAGTGGCAATAATAGGTAGCGGACCTGCAGGTTTAACTGCTGCTTTCTTTTTAGCTAAAGAAGGTTATCAAGTTACTATATTTGAAACAAAAAAAAGACCTGGTGGAGCTTTATATCTTATTCCTTCATTTCGTTTACCTAAAGAAGTAGTCAATTTTGTTGTAGACCAAATAATTACTCCTTTAAATATTAAGTTAGAACTAAATACAAAAATACCTATTACTGAGCTTAAAAAAGATTATAAAGCTATTATTATTGCCACTGGTACACCATTACCTCGTCCTGTACCACCATTTGCTAAAGGTTTTGAAGGTGTAGAAAGTGCTATTGAGATTCTTTCTCAAATTAGTGAAGGTACAATAGATAAAGGGAAATATCAGGGAAAACAAGTAGTAGTTATTGGTGGTAGTGGTGTGGCTATTGATGTTGCACGCTCTATAAGAAGATTAGGAGCAAATGTAAGTCTTGCTTGCCTTGAATCAGAGGATAGAACTTCTAAAGATGGTATTTTAGCTAATATAGAAGATGAGAGATGTGGAAAAGAAGAAGGCATAACTTTTTATTATTCTTATGGATTACAAAAAATAGAAAAAGAAAATAATAAACTTAAACTTATTTTTATTAAATGTACTTCTGTTTATGATTTAAAAGATGGAATAAAAATTTTTAATCCCCAATTTGATTCAAGTGATACTATGTTTCTTACTACCAATTATCTTGTATTTGCTATTGGTCAGGTACCTGACAGGGAATACTTAAAAGAAATACTGGATGAGAATGGACGCTTAAATGTAGATCCTGTTACTTTAGCCACCTCAGTAGAGGGTATCTTTGTTGCTGGTGATGTTTTTAGAATTGGCAGAGTAGCTGATGCAATTAAAGCAGGAAAGAAAGTAGCTGAATCAGTAAAGCATTTTCTTAAAAATCAAGATTTAAAGACCAATCAAGAAAAAAAAGATTTTATTGTTGTTGAATTACCTTGCCAAATAGAGCGAATCCCAAAAAAACCTGCACAATATCCAAGCTTTTTGCCAGTTGAAGAGCGCTTAAAAGGTTTTTCCTTACAACAGAGGGGATTGAATCTAGATGAGGTTATCCTTGAGACAAGTCGATGTTTACATTGTGATTACTGTGAAAACTGTGAAGCTTGTATTGCATTAGGATTTAGAGAAAAAGTTTATAAAATGTATGTTATTGAAGAAAATTGTGATGGCTGTGGTTATTGTGTAGATGTTTGTGTATATAATGCTATAAAACTTATTGAATATATAAAAAATGGTGAAATAAAAAAGACTGTAGAAATAAATACTATGAGTTGTCGCGGCTGTGGAGCTTGTCAAGCTACTTGTCCAAAAGAGGGATGTGCTATTCCTGGTTTTAGTATAAAAGAACTTAAAGCAGAATTAGAAAAACATTTACATGCATGAAGAAATTAAAAAAGCATGTAAAATTATATCAGATACAAAGAAATTAACTGTTCTTACTGGTGCTGGTATTTCAGCTGAAAGCGGAATACCTACATTTAGAGGTCCTGGAGGTCTTTGGCAAAAATATAATGTAGCTGAACTTGCTACTCCAGAAGCATTTAAAAAAGACCCAAAACTTGTTTGGGAATTTTATAACTGGCGAAGGGAATTAATTTCAAAGGCAAAATGTAATCCTGCTCATAAAGCATTAGTTAAATTAGAAGAAAAAATGCCTAAATTTTGTCTGATTACTCAAAATATAGATGGTCTTCATCTTAAAGCAGGTAATAGAAATATTATAGAACTTCATGGAAATATCTGGTGGGTAAGGTGTACAAGATGTAGCTTTTTAAAAGAAGATAGAAGAGTACCTTTACCTTTTCCACCCCTTTGCCCAAACTGTCAAAATTTGCTCCGTCCGCATGTTGTTTGGTTTGGTGAACCTTTAGATCTTGATATATTAAACCTAGCAATAAGAGAAGCAGAAACTGCAGAAACTTTTTTAATTATAGGTACATCAGCTACTGTTCAGCCAGCAGCTTCTTTAATATGGCTAGCTAAAGAAAAAGGTGCTTTTTTAATTGAGATAAACCCAGAACCCAGTGAAGCTACACCTATTGTAGATATTTATCTCAAGGGAAAATCAGGGGAAATATTACCTAAATTGGTTTAGCTAGGATTCTTGACAAAATTAGGCTTTAAATATACAAAGATTATATAGGTCGGGACGTGGCGCAGCCTGGTAGCGCACCTGCATGGGGCGCAGGTGGTCGCAGGTTCAAATCCTGTCGTCCCGACCATTAAAAAATTTCTTTTACTTTTATCTTAAAACCAGGAAGAATTTTTGAGCTAGCGACTTGAGATGAACTATATTTACCTAAAAGTATATATTTTCTTTCTTTTAAAGTATAAACTTCTACAATCTTTTTTTCAGGGTCTACCAGCCAATACTCCTTTACCCCTGCTTTAGCATATTCATTAAATTTATCCACCCTATCGATCCTTTCTGTATTGGGTGATATTATTTCTATGATAAGGTCTGGAACTCCATAAAATTTTTCTCCTGCTCTATCAGAATGCTCCTTTGACAAAAAGAATATATCAGGTTCTCTTATCTTTCCAGGCCAAAGCCTTACAGGAAGTGGTGCAATAAGTACTTCGCCTAAGTTTCTTTCTTTGACAAATGTCCTTAATCTAAAAGCCAACTCTAGAAGAACAATTTGATGGCTCCTTGTAGGATGTGGTGGCATTATAAGCTTCCCTTCTGATAGCTCCACATAAAGGTTTGTGTCAGGAAGGGAAAAGTAGTCCTCTTCAGTCCACTCTCCTTGAGAAGGATATAAATTGGCTACTTCAAGCGTCAAATCTCTCTTTATCTCTGTCTGCATAGTCTTAACTTACCTCAAAAGGTATAAACATGCAACGTATCCGACAGTGGTTTTTTAAAGCGTATTACATCACAAAAAGTCTTGAAAAACAAGGGCATATTGTGGTATATGGGAAATACTTAAAAATTAAAAGAAAAAGGAGGTTATTATGACAAAACAGGAACTTGTTAAGGAAGTGGCATCAAGGACAAGTATGAAAAAAGCTGATGTTATTAAGATAATTGATAGTCTGGTTGAAGTGGTAAGGACACAGCTTGCAGAGGGAAAGAAAGTGAGGATTAACGGTCTTGGAATATTTAACGTGGTGAAACGCAACAAGAGGACAGTGAGAAATCCTCAAACAGGAAAGAAAATGACTGTGCCTGAGAAAAATGTGGTAAAGTTTAAGGCAGCAAAGGCTTTAAATGATGCTATTAAGTAGTTATATCGTATCTTTATAACCCCAGATGGTGAAGTAATAACATATGATGATTTGGCAACAGACTCTCCATGAAGGAGGCAATATGATTATGAAAACAGGCTGATTAGACTACCTATCCAGATGGTTTGACAAATTCATTTGCATATAGCCTGATGGAATTGGCTACTTCAAAATCATTTTATTATGCCACACTTGTAGTTTCTTGTAGGACAAACAAGGATTTGGGAAGATTTTGCTTGACAAAATTTTTTATGTTATTTTATATTTTTAACAAAAATTTAAAATGAAAGTAGGAGGAAAGAAATGAAAAAGATTGCAATAGTACTTATATGTATTGTTTCTTTGGTCTTTGGTACTAAATTAGTTTGGGCTTCAAACGAAGCAACATGGGTTACAGATGCAGTTCAATTATCTGCACAGGAAACGGGAATTAATGTCAGTTTAATCTCATTTGACAGAAAACAATTGGTTGATGATATCTACAAATATACTTTGATATTGAAAGTGGGTTTTGGCGAATTTGACAAGATAGGTGTCTATAGGGTGATAAAAGAAAGAGCGCCATGGGTTCCGATTATAGCACCAAAAGCGGTGATGATGATTCATGGTGATGCAACAAACTTTGACAATTCCTTCTTGGGTAGCACAGTTTCTGATAAGGTATCTATATACCAATCCTTGGGCATCTTTCTGGCACAGAACAATGTGGATGTCTGGGGAGTAGACCGTAGATGGACATTTGTACCAGATTACTACCCTGGGACAGAATATCCATACTGCTATATTGATGGCTGTGAATTTATGAAAAACTGGAATACTGCGTTGCATGTTAATGACATTATGGTAGGCGTGAAAATTGCCAGAGTAGCGAGAGGTTTGACAGGCAGCGGTTTTGGCAAGCTGTTTATGTTGGGACACAGCAGGGGCGCTCAGTTTGCCTTAGCCTACGCTAACAGAGAGACGCAGATACCGGTGTTTTTGCGTGATTTGAAAGGAATCATCATTCTGGATAAGGTCTATAAGTTTTCACCAGAGAATCAGAAGTTAAAAGATGCCGCTTATGAAAGGTACCTTGCATTAAAGAAAAAGTACGACTCAGGGATATATTACAGCGATGAGGGAGCAGTTATGAAGTATATGGCCTATTTGGCAGCTACGTTTCCGGATGACCAATCACCAATCATTCCAGAGCTTACAAACAAACAAGCAGCTCTATTCGTCTTGTCCGCAACGTATGCCACATTTGAACCACTCGAGCCATATGTGCCATTCTACCACTATCTTGCTGGAGTATTTGATGAATTCGGAATCCCACAAGGACTGCAGTTCACAAATACTGACTATGCCCTCGACATTGGTCTTGCAACACCGAGCTTCCAGAGTATTGCAGAAAATATCGATGGAGAAGCACTAATGTCTGATAAGGTTGAAGTGCCTTACGATGACCACTTAAGTGAGATAAATATTCCGGTCTTTTATGTGGGTGCAGCAGGCGGGTTTGGTGAATATGGCATATATACCGTAACACTCCTTGGAAGCACTGATAAGGAGACATTGGTTGTTCAGCTATATCCACCGGAAGATGTAGCACTGGATTATGGACATGTTGATCTTTTGTGGGCAGATAATGCAAAATCTCTTGTTTGGCAGCCAATATATGAGTGGATAAACACACATTAAAAAGAAATAAAGTAATCAATAAAGTAAGACTACCGGAACCAATTTCTGGAGGATTATTGCTTTCTTCATTTTAGTGGTGGAGAACCCTTTTTGAATTTCAATCTTTTGTTAAGAGCAGTAGAGGTTGCTCACAAACTAGTGGCTTTGATTTTCCTATGGGTAATATATTATTTTTAAAAAAGT is a genomic window containing:
- a CDS encoding FAD-dependent oxidoreductase, which encodes MAQKKKKLPRHAFLKCRGGKRAQRTFEYPSDLDCKEAVKRYGINLLCKIGCLGLGSCVKACPEEAIVIGEQGLPIIDEEKCIGCGKCIAACPQKVLELVSPISPILRFNRTDDCLAPCQQACPAQIDIPRFIQKIKAGDYKKALSIIKEHMPMPLILGRVCPRPCEEHCRRNQIDEPVAINYLKRFVADYEWKKGERSSVFIAPDTGYKVAIIGGGPAGLACAYFLRRLGHKVTIFEAMPNLGGMLRYGIPDFRLPQRILDWEIEGILKLGIEVQTQKALGKDFTLADLHKDYEAIFLAIGAWKGRELKIEGKDIKGVISGIKFLREVAEGKRPELGKKVIVIGGGNVAMDAARTALRLGAKEVCIVYRRSRTEMPALKEEIEAAEEEGIKFIFLTAPLCFVGENGHLSALKCIKMKLGEPDESGRCRPIPIPGTEEYLPANTVILAIGQQPDTEFLKNDPIGKDLEISKRGTVVVNPETYQTNIPFIFAAGDAVLGPKRVVDAIGTARLAARSIHLFLKKGEVKIIQNRLKEFLPEPVIDKQKIKILPRQKMPKRAVAERIKDFEEIEKGFNEEIALTEAKRCLNCGLTCYGEE
- a CDS encoding FAD-dependent oxidoreductase, with the translated sequence MVRNNKKQFISPCRYACPLMRPIQRHNIILGQLAKKVKVQGDEKTFLNLYDEWFNFNPLFGICGYVCGICEDFCNRLKVDEKVHIRLIERFLFDWYKDAVIKGKIPPYRSFNIFPLKEKVAIIGSGPAGLTAAFFLAKEGYQVTIFETKKRPGGALYLIPSFRLPKEVVNFVVDQIITPLNIKLELNTKIPITELKKDYKAIIIATGTPLPRPVPPFAKGFEGVESAIEILSQISEGTIDKGKYQGKQVVVIGGSGVAIDVARSIRRLGANVSLACLESEDRTSKDGILANIEDERCGKEEGITFYYSYGLQKIEKENNKLKLIFIKCTSVYDLKDGIKIFNPQFDSSDTMFLTTNYLVFAIGQVPDREYLKEILDENGRLNVDPVTLATSVEGIFVAGDVFRIGRVADAIKAGKKVAESVKHFLKNQDLKTNQEKKDFIVVELPCQIERIPKKPAQYPSFLPVEERLKGFSLQQRGLNLDEVILETSRCLHCDYCENCEACIALGFREKVYKMYVIEENCDGCGYCVDVCVYNAIKLIEYIKNGEIKKTVEINTMSCRGCGACQATCPKEGCAIPGFSIKELKAELEKHLHA
- a CDS encoding NAD-dependent deacylase, yielding MHEEIKKACKIISDTKKLTVLTGAGISAESGIPTFRGPGGLWQKYNVAELATPEAFKKDPKLVWEFYNWRRELISKAKCNPAHKALVKLEEKMPKFCLITQNIDGLHLKAGNRNIIELHGNIWWVRCTRCSFLKEDRRVPLPFPPLCPNCQNLLRPHVVWFGEPLDLDILNLAIREAETAETFLIIGTSATVQPAASLIWLAKEKGAFLIEINPEPSEATPIVDIYLKGKSGEILPKLV
- a CDS encoding Uma2 family endonuclease, coding for MQTEIKRDLTLEVANLYPSQGEWTEEDYFSLPDTNLYVELSEGKLIMPPHPTRSHQIVLLELAFRLRTFVKERNLGEVLIAPLPVRLWPGKIREPDIFFLSKEHSDRAGEKFYGVPDLIIEIISPNTERIDRVDKFNEYAKAGVKEYWLVDPEKKIVEVYTLKERKYILLGKYSSSQVASSKILPGFKIKVKEIF
- a CDS encoding HU family DNA-binding protein, with product MTKQELVKEVASRTSMKKADVIKIIDSLVEVVRTQLAEGKKVRINGLGIFNVVKRNKRTVRNPQTGKKMTVPEKNVVKFKAAKALNDAIK